A stretch of DNA from Aspergillus flavus chromosome 3, complete sequence:
GAGGGTTTTTGACCTTGCCATTGTCGAAGAAGTAGTTGAACAGATACATCGGAACCTCGGTGGCATTGCCAGCATCGGTTTCATAAAATCCTCCCGCCTCAATCACGGCAACTGAAGCAGTTCCATCCTGGGACAGGCGACGGGCCATAGCCAGGCCTGCTGTTCCACCGCCGACAATCACGTAGTCGAATGACTGTCCCGGCCATCCGTACATGCCAAAGTGCGAGCTGAGCAATCCCTGTGCCTGAATGCGCCCGTCCATTTGGCTAGCAAAATCGTCCGATGTGAACATTGCCCCTAGCGATGGGAGGGAGGAAGCTGCGGAGGACAAGATGGTCGGATTGACAGCGGCCATGATGCCCACCACGGGGACCACCGCCATGGCTGTTACCTGGAACCAGTTTCGTCCCATTGTAAGAATTAAAACTCTTCAGAACAATATGTGAAGAACGGTAGCCGCTGATAATACATTGGAGCGACAACGCATCTGCCCTGCCCTTTAAATGGAGGTCATCCATACGGCCCTGCATCACTTAGTACGGTCTGCCTCGCTGTCCGAGAGTCGGTCTTTTGATCCCTCAACGGGCTTTCAGGAACCCACCTACGTCTCTATGCCATGGAGAGTACTTTATTAAACAGATAATTTGATATACTTCATGCTTAGGTGAGGGGAGTGCCGTGCAGATCTGTGCAGCATTTCTACACAATTAGACTTGAATCAATAAGGCGATCTAAACAGTTTCACATTTTAACGAGTTTATTGATATCTCCACCTTGATTAACTACTAACTTGACAATATGTTCAAAAGGCATCTACTAGAGCTACAAAAGAGCTCATCTGAATATGTAGCTCAAGAATAGCCCGTAAAGAGAACGTCCTCTCCTCTGCGAAGCACCAGTCGCAATACAGCGAATATGTATGTCTATCAAATCATCTGATTCCTGGCCATGAATCGGGAGATGTCAGTAGCATCGGCATTCTTCCAGGGATGGTCCGTCTCAATTGAGCGAATCAATTCTTCGTGAGCAGGGCTGCGAGGGACCACATTGAGGTCAAAGGCGCCCGGTTGACTGATTACGCCCGGCAACCAGTCGGGTTCCGGAGCTCCTGGATCCTTGGGcgagatgaagaagcagcTGACCGCGTGGCACGCAATTAAAAACAGCTTCTCGTCTGTTACAAACCGACCGGGGCATATGCGACGCCCAAAGCCGAACACAAATTTCATGGGATCTGTTTCTGGCGGGGAGTCTTTTCCCTCGAGGAATCGCTCTGGCTTGAACACCATGGGGTCGTGATAGACACTGGGATCATGGGTAAACGTCCTAGCAAGTATAAAGTTAGCTTGGAAGCTAATAGGAGAATCAATGGACGGGTGTGAAACAACCAGATATTCGGCAGTAGAAGAGCACCTTTGGGCAGTAGATAGCCATCCCAGATCTGATCCTCCTGCGTGATATGGGGTGCACCCAAAGGGGAGGCAGGATGCCATCGAAACACCTCCTTGACAAGGGCGTCAATAAAGGGTAACTGCGAACGGTGCTCAAAGGTCGCCAGAGTAGTTGGTCCCACGACTCGGTCGAGTTCCTCGCGCGCCTTGCGTTGCACCTCGGGGTACAGGGCCATGGCCACAAAAAAGCTAGACACTGCGGACACTGTCTGTGTAATGGATTAACACGCTTCCTATCCTAAAGTGATGAGGCAGAGAATGTTGTACCGTGTCCGATCCTCCCATAACGAATTCGGCATTAGTCCATACCAAAACCTGCTCTTGATGTGATCCAGATTCATAGTGGCCTTTCTGCAACAACCGCAAGAGGATGGAAGGACGAGAGCAGCCGCGAGCGACCTGATCCTTTATCCATAAGTAGGGGACCATAGTCATCCTTTCGATGGTCCGCTTGTATTCCGCTGCCTTAATTTGGAACGAGGCTCCGGGGAACCAGGATGGTACGTATCGCACTGCCCCAGAATCAGCATTTGCCGGAACCTTTTATGTAGGTCTTCTCACATATCGGGAAGAAATTGACACTCCACTCTCCTGGCGAGAAGATGTGCGAAAACTGCCGAACCGACTGTTGGGTCAGATCATACAACTCATCTTTTCCATGCGGCGCAATCGTGTACCCATAGGCCACATCCATCATGAAGGCGTTGGCTTCCCTATAGTTATATTACCCATGTTCAGTATGTCGAATACCACCTACAATGGTCAGACATCTCTTACTTTCGGATATGGAACCGAAGGTCGTCCGGGTTATCTAAAGTCCTCAACAAGAACCGTCGAATCCCGATTTCCATCTTGGGATGAAAGGTCGAGATGGCTCGCCTTGTCCCGATTTCCTGTTTCATATTTGCTCGAATCGTCTTCCATGCTTGCCTATTGCGTTCGGTGGCTAAGCTCATGCCCCACCCCGCCCTACGTTGTTATCAGCGTCGGTTTCAGTAGCATCCTGCGAATAGCTCTCGCTTACATATGTGCAAAAGGGGCATCTGGGATCATCTGACTCAAGGCTGACTTCTTGTGCATAATCTCTATACCCAGCTGCGCGTCGTTGATCATGATAATGGTCTGTCCCATAACCTCCAGAGAGCTCATGGGCCCTGCTCACTCGCACATATCCCAAGCATTAGAACACAGTATACGACAGATCGGGGGATGGCAAGAGGGCCTCGGTACCATATCGTTCTTGATGCTTCGCCCAGAATAGCCATTCTGGAGTTCCCTTGGGTGGAAAGTCAGTCAGGTTGCCAATGATAGGCTTCCTCCACGGTCCtgggggaagaggaggacgcGTGTCTTTGGGCGCCAGCAGCTTCTCCAGAATCCACAAGCCCAGCAAGGCCCCTGCACAAATAATTATGCTATAGATCATGGTCGGGTGGAAGGCAAGTGACGATAGTACTGGATGCTAAGTGAATCGTGCAAAGACCTGTCAATTTCGCGTCTGCCGTATCTACAGTGACTTCAATGAGCATTCGGCTTCCGAAAGTGTTGTCTCCTCGGGGTGTAACGTATGCGACTTTGACCGACAAAAACCAAATTCTTCCAATACTCTAACTTCAGATGGAGAAGTGGGCACTATAAATATGTCCGGGCGTACTAGAGCTCCAAATCAAACCCACGATGTTGTGTTCGTCAGAGCAATGAGAGATTGATCAATGTCGCGACCGGGCGAGAACGAGGCAAGGTTTCCCGCGAGGGCAGAGCGACCTTAAATTGGCTGAACTGCAGGTTGAAAGTTTCTGGGCTATGATCTGCAAGTAACAAGGGACTAACTACAAGGCTTGTTAAGAAAGCCGTTTATGTGGCCCAGACCGCTGGCGTCAAAGTGTACGCGAGTTTCCCCTGGCTAGTGAACTCGGCCAATAACACACACAAGGGTTTATATCAAGTTAATTATTCAGTGTATGCAGGCTGTCTAGAATGCGAAAGAAGATCCTCTATACTGAGAAAGTCCTTATTTTCGCTAGAGATGTCCTACCTTAAGTGCTATCCTAATTCGTATATTGCTATATTTTACTTGACCTAGAGGAATAACCATCTACCATAACACAACTAATGAAGGAACAAGAACACCAGACTATACACCTGTCGTACTGTACAAGGTGCATAGTGTAAACTACTTCTACCAGTCATCAACCTGAATCCCTCCCTGGATGCTCTCCAGCAGAATATAGAGCAACAATGAAGGATCATTACCTTGAAGTCAGCAGGAGAAGCAAATAGCACAATTGGAATCCTCATGAGGCTGACACTGTAACCCAGGCGCTCCAGAGTCACCAGTGGAATGGGGCTCTTTGATTCGGAGTTCTTCGACTACAGGAATCCTTAATCTCTATTTGTCGCCAGTAGGGATAAATTGGAAAGGCTGCCATAGCACATATTCTCCAACCTTCTTTCTAACTCTTCCGAAAGGCTTTCGGTCGGTTGATGGCCTCAGCACATCGCTGGCCGAAGTTTCGCGACTTCCCAGCTCTCTGTTGGTTCTTTCGCGGATTTTGCAAATTTGTAAAAGCAAGGACGCTACAACTGTGCGAACCAGGTTAAATAGGCACACCCGACACGGACCTCTATCCTCATTCCACTCGATTGAACCCATTAGACCTAGCCCCATCAAGATGACACTACCGAACAAAGCCGCCCTCGTGGGCCTTGCACACACGCTTTCAGAGCAGGTAAAGCGTTATCTGGTCACGGCAGATGAGACGAAGAGTCCCGAAGACCATAAACTCTGTATTGAAGGAGAGAGAactccctcctccaccgaACACGCACAGGCCTGGGAGATCGTGCGTACCTGCGACCGCATCGGCTCCTTAGTTCATGGCCCGGTTCCCTGGCTCCTAAGCAACGCGTTGTCCCATCTCGATAGCGCCTGTCTAGCTGCTGCCACCCAGCTCAACCTACAGGATATCATTGTGGACGGACCTAGTCCCACATCACTCGACACAATCGTCACCGCAACCGGAGTATCAGAGGATTTACTACGTATGACATTCCATATCTATATGCCATCCCCTGAAAGGCAGTGcattaattaatatataggACGGATTCTTCGAGGATGTGCCCAGCGCTTCATTTTCGAGGAGGTTGCCCCTGATCAATACGCCCACACGGATGCCTCAAAGATGTTGCGAGTAACGGGCATTCATGCCTTGGTTGGATTCTCGTGAGTCTCCTTCTTTAACAATAAACTATCAGATGTCCTCACCAGGGAGACCGAGTTAGATGTGACGAAGTGATGCGGTCGGCTGCCTACTTTTCCAACTTCTTGCAGCAGACGAAAGGCAAACCTCCGAGTTGGAATGTGCCTTCACCTTTCTCATTGGCATTTGATCGTAGGTATTCCACTCTATCTAGATAGGAACGCAGCTGAAATGCGAGAAACAGCTACCAAAGGGCTATTTGACTATTACAGCACTGTGGACGAGGTTCGCGGCCGCCGCTTTGATCTAGGTATGGGTGGCACCGAAGCCACGAAGCCACTGGTAGAGGAGATGTTTGATTTCAGCAGTCTACCTGAGGGGAGCACCGTCGTCGATGTCGGCGGCGGTCGTGGTCATCTCAGCCGACGGGTTTCGCAAAAGCATCCCCACCTCAGGTTCATCGTACAGGACCTGCCTGCCGTCATTCACGGAGTTGAGGACACTGATAAAGTCACCATGATGGAGCATGACATTCGGCGCCGCAACCCAGTGCGTGGCGCCGATGTCTATCTTCTCCGATCTATTCTACATGACTATCCCGATGCGTGAGTGACAGAGCGTCCGAATCCCTTTAACTTGCTTTGATGGCTAATTGTTCCAACAGTGCATGCGTTGAAATCCTCTCTAACATCGTCACCGCCATGGACCCAAGCAAGTCGCGCATCCTTCTGGACGAAATGATTATGCCCGATCTTTTGGCCCAGGATTCGCAGCGCTTCATGAATCAGATCGACATGACGGTTGTTCTGACATTGAACGGGAAGGAGAGGTCTACCAAGGAGTGGAATTCGCTTATTACGATGGTAGATAATAGACTGGAGACTGAGAAGATATGGTGGCGCAAAGGCGAGGAAGGGTCTCACTGGGGCGTTCAACAACTGCGTTTGCGCAAGTAGGGGAATGCAATGGAGTTATCCTTTGGGTCTGTCAGAAAAACGACTGAGCTAGGATTGGCGAACACCTTTGCCCTAATTCGTGGGGTTTGATTTCAAGAGAATTAGACAGCCCTCTACGTAGAGTTCACCAAATCAATACTTTCCCACTTGGCTATACTATTCAGAATTATACCATACAGAGCCCTTTGTGCCAATAAAAATAACCTTTTTGCATAAACATAGTGTTCTGCAAATCAACCACCTACATTTATTAAGCCTCAACAGAGACACTTATGACTTTACGATCATCTACCCAGCCAAAGACTAGATGGGCCTTCCAAGGGTCATCTGAAAATCTGTCTTCAGAACGGTTTTGAAAATGAGAAGTTAATGGTGGGTAGATGTATGGCTGACTCACTAAAAGGAAGCCTACTGTTACCTATGTTGCAAGAGTCCATTTCATAAAtcttgaaatatatatattaattggaTATATGTTTCGTATCTACGCCTCATTTCGATAGAACTTGGTATGTAGCTATAGTTCCATCTACTAGTGATATCATTAAActcgatatatataatgtgcatgagtatatatactgaAACAGTACATTGCGGACAATGCCATTTTACGCTTTAGTAGTTGAAAAAtgagggaagaaaatatagctataaagTTGGCATAATTTAAATCAAGCTACAGCATTTCACATCTGAAGCGTAGTCTTTCCTAGATGTTAACAGGCGTTCTTGATACACATCCAGAGGCAGAAATGAATACGTCTCAGTAACAGCGCGAGATCCTGGAATACCCAAGCTTTGTCCATCAACGGAGCacatattttatttattataaacCTCCCAAATGCAACTTCTACAATGCTCAGCATTACATCCACTATCTCCATACTAGTAAATATCATAGAGTTTCATGATAGACCAACTATAAACACGAAGCTTCATTATTCATAGACTAAGAAAAAAAGGTCAAGCTTATTCCCCAATCCCAGGCTAGGGTGAGTCACTACTTGGTATTCTCGCCCAGTCGCGGCGATCATCACGATGGTTCCCGCTACCTTCGCTGAGCGACACATACTTCTCCCGAGAGCATCTAGCTCTGAATGGTCTCCCATGGGTTCGGTATACAGGCGGGAGTAGGACAACAAGCGTCATAAAAAGGTTAACTACCAACAAATACCCCTGGCTCAGGGACCGGTGCTTCCAGCCTTGACCCCTCGTGCATTCTTAATTTAACTGTACAATTTGTGCCGCCTGTCGAAAGTGTTAGGGTTACAAAGATGACGGGCCTTGACATGGAAACCATCTTC
This window harbors:
- the aflP gene encoding aflP/ omtA/ omt-1/ O-methyltransferase A (Sterigmatocystin 8-O-methyltransferase); amino-acid sequence: MTLPNKAALVGLAHTLSEQVKRYLVTADETKSPEDHKLCIEGERTPSSTEHAQAWEIVRTCDRIGSLVHGPVPWLLSNALSHLDSACLAAATQLNLQDIIVDGPSPTSLDTIVTATGVSEDLLRRILRGCAQRFIFEEVAPDQYAHTDASKMLRVTGIHALVGFSCDEVMRSAAYFSNFLQQTKGKPPSWNVPSPFSLAFDPTKGLFDYYSTVDEVRGRRFDLGMGGTEATKPLVEEMFDFSSLPEGSTVVDVGGGRGHLSRRVSQKHPHLRFIVQDLPAVIHGVEDTDKVTMMEHDIRRRNPVRGADVYLLRSILHDYPDAACVEILSNIVTAMDPSKSRILLDEMIMPDLLAQDSQRFMNQIDMTVVLTLNGKERSTKEWNSLITMVDNRLETEKIWWRKGEEGSHWGVQQLRLRK
- the aflQ gene encoding O-methylsterigmatocystin oxidoreductase (aflQ/ ordA/ ord-1/ oxidoreductase/ cytochrome P450 monooxigenase), which translates into the protein MIYSIIICAGALLGLWILEKLLAPKDTRPPLPPGPWRKPIIGNLTDFPPKGTPEWLFWAKHQERYGPMSSLEVMGQTIIMINDAQLGIEIMHKKSALSQMIPDAPFAHMAGWGMSLATERNRQAWKTIRANMKQEIGTRRAISTFHPKMEIGIRRFLLRTLDNPDDLRFHIRKEANAFMMDVAYGYTIAPHGKDELYDLTQQSVRQFSHIFSPGEWSVNFFPILRYVPSWFPGASFQIKAAEYKRTIERMTMVPYLWIKDQVARGCSRPSILLRLLQKGHYESGSHQEQVLVWTNAEFVMGGSDTTVSAVSSFFVAMALYPEVQRKAREELDRVVGPTTLATFEHRSQLPFIDALVKEVFRWHPASPLGAPHITQEDQIWDGYLLPKGALLLPNIWTFTHDPSVYHDPMVFKPERFLEGKDSPPETDPMKFVFGFGRRICPGRFVTDEKLFLIACHAVSCFFISPKDPGAPEPDWLPGVISQPGAFDLNVVPRSPAHEELIRSIETDHPWKNADATDISRFMARNQMI